From the Polaribacter huanghezhanensis genome, the window TCAGTTTATAAAGTTTTAATGTAAAAAAGTTTCAAAGTTAGTTAGCATGTTTTTATTTTAAAAAACACCTAAAAGACTTTGTGTTTGCTTTTGTAAAAATATCTATTTTTTTTGTGCTAATGAATGCTCATTTACATTTATTTTAAAAATATGTAACAAAAGTTGTAACTTTCACACTTATCTACTATAAATCAACTAAAAAAATTGCACTAAAATGAAATTAAAAATTGAAAACTTAACCAAAACGTATAAAAATGGTGTAAAAGCAATTGATGACTTATCAATTGAAATTGGCACAGGAATGTTTGGATTATTAGGTCCGAATGGCGCAGGAAAATCATCTTTAATGAGAACAATTGCTACTTTGCAAAGTCCAGATTCAGGAACTATTATGTTTGGTGATATCAATGTTTTAGAAGACAATATGTCTTTGCGAAAAATATTGGGTTATTTACCGCAATCATTTGGCGTATATCCTAATATGTCAGCAGAAGAGTTATTAGATTATTTTGCTACTTTAAAAGGAATTTCATCAAAATCTGAAAGAAAAGAGTTGGTAAAAGAAGTGTTGGAAATTACCAATTTATATGATGTAAGAAAAAAACATGTTGCTGGTTATTCTGGCGGAATGAAGCAGCGTTTTGGAATAGCACAATTGTTATTAAACAATCCAAAATTAATTATTGTTGATGAGCCAACCGCAGGATTAGATCCGGCAGAAAGACATCGGTTTTTAAATGTTTTACGTGAAGTTGGTACAAACTGTACCGTTATTTTTTCAACACATATTGTAGATGATGTAAGAGAGTTGTGTAATGAAATGGCGATTTTAAATGGTGGTAGAATTTTAAATCATACAACGCCACAGGAAGCTACAAAAGAGATTGAAGGAACTATTTGGAAAAAAATGATTGATAGAGATGAGTTAGATAATCATTTAACTCAATACAATGTGTTGTCATCAAATTACAATCAAGATAATACATTGAATATTAGAGTACATTCGGCTGAAAAACCATCAGAAGATTTTGAAGCTGCAACTCCGCAATTAGATGATGTTTATTTTATCGCTTTAAAACAAGACGAACCGGTTTTAACAAGTTAAGAGTTTTGAATTGTGAATTTTAAGTTGAAGCTAAATTTAAGTTTTGGTTATAGAATTCACAAGAACTCATCACTCAAAATTCATCACTAATAACTTTCATAATTATGTTTTTTACAATATTTAAACAAGAATTAAAATACTGGTTTAGTAGACCCGCATTTTATATTTATCTATCAATATTTTTAGTTTTATCATTATTTATTTCTGCAACTACCGCTGGTTTTTTTGATTCAATTACCGCAACAACGGGTTCTTCAAGAATTGTAAATTCGCCAATTGGAGTTGCCAATTTATTTAACGCATTAACTATTTTTATTTTCTTTTTATTTCCCTCAATTGTTGGAGTCTCGGTTTATAGAGACTACAAAAGCGAAATGCACACCATTTTGTACTCGTATCCTTTTACAAAAGCAGACTATCTTTTTGCTAAGTTCTTTAGCTCAATTGTAGTGGTTTCTTTAATTGCTTGTTCAATAACACTAGGAATGGTTGTTGGATTTCGAGTTTCTGGAACCAACCCAGATATTGTTGGTTCTTTTAATGCAGTATCATATTTACAAACCTATTTTGTATTTATATTGCCCAACATTTTATTATTTGGAGCGATAGTTTTTGCAGTGGTAACATTTACAAGAAATATTGCCGCCGGATTTATTACCGTTATTATTTTAATGTTCGGTCAAGGAGTTTTAGAAAGTTTGCTTTCTGAGCCAGAACATAGAACATTAGCGGCTATTTTAGATCCTTTTGGAGCAGCAGCTACAAATTATTACACCAAATATTGGACACCTTCAGAGCAAAATGAAATGCAACTTCCTGTCAAAGAGATGATTATTTACAATCGTTTATTTTGGTTGTCAATTTCAACGTTAATTTTTGGATTGGTGTACAGGTTTTTCACTTTTAGTCAAAATGCAATTTCTTTTTCCTTTAGAAAACCAAAAGCAGAAAGAGTTACAAAAACTAATTTTAGTGGAATTACAAGAATTAATTTACCAAAAGTTTCATTTGATTATTCATTTGTTCAAAATTTAAAAACCACTTGGAGATTGTCTAATATCGATTTTAAATATATTGTTAAAAGTTGGGCTTTTATTTCTATTGTGTTAGTTGGTTTGGTTTTATTGTTCGTTGGACTGTCTGAAATAGGAAATATTTTTGGAACACCAACATTGCCTGTTACTTGGAAAACATTAAGTAATGGAAATATATTTGGTGCGTCCATAAATATCTGTACATTTTTATATGCAGGTATGTTAGTGCATAGAGCAAAAATTGTGAGAATAAATCATTTAGTTGATGCAACTCCAATACCAAATTGGACATTGCTTTTTTCTAAAGTAATTGCATTAATAAAAATGCAATTTGTTTTATTAGCTGTAATCATGGTTTCTGGAATGCTTTTTCAAATGTATAATGGATATTATAATTTTGAAATAGGGCATTATTTAATAGAGTTATATTTCTTAGATTTTCTTAGATTTTTTATTTGGGCATTATTAGCCATTTTTATTCAAACAATAATTGGTAACGCTTACTTAGGATTGTTTGTGTTGTTGGTAGTTTCTATGGTTATACCATTTTTATCACTTGCAGGAATAGAACAAGCCATTCTTAAATACAATCAAGGTCCAGGTTATAGTTATTCAGATATGGATGGTTATGGAATTCTTTCCCCTTATTTAATTTATAATTTGTATTGGGTTTTATGTGGATTAATATTGTTAGTTACTGCTGCTTTATTTTGGGTTCGTGGAATTCCATTTTCACTTGCAGAAAGATTTTCAATTGCAAAAAAACGTTTTAAAGGAGTTTATGCAATTAGTTTTGCTGTATTTTTAATTGCTTTTTTAGGATTAGGATTTTCAATTTATAAAGAAACTGCTAGTAACGGAAAAAGAATTTCATCAAAAGAAGCAGAATTAAGACGAGTTAAATGGGAAAAAACCTATAAAAAATATGAAGATTATGCACAGCCAAGAATTATTTCTGTAAAAACGGATGTAAATATATTTCCGAAGAAAAGAACTTACAGCGCTTCTGCAACTTTTGTGATGATTAATAAAACCAAAAAAGAAATTGATAGCGTCTTTTTAAATCATAATTCATTAAAAAGTACATTTACTTTTAACAAGCCAAATACCTTAGTTTTAGAAGACACAATTCTTAATTTTGATATTTATAAGTTTGATAAAAAAATAATTCCAGGAGATACTTTAGAGTTGGCAATTACTGTAAAAAGTGATGAAAATACGCTATTTAAAATTAATTCTCCTGTTTTAGAAAACGGTACATTTATCAATAATTTTTTAATGTTTCCTTCTTTAGGATATTCTCCTTCCGGAGAACTAACAGATGATGAAACGCGTAAAAAATACGATTTGCCAAAGAATAAATTACGTCCAATGCCTACAGATTCTACTGCTTTAGGAAACACGTATATCTCTAAAGATTCTGATTGGATAGATTTTGAAGCAACGGTTTCTACATTAAAAGATCAAATTGCAATTGCTCCAGGTTATTTGCAAAAAGAATGGATTAAAGGAGATAGAAGATATTTCCATTATAAAATGGATAGTAAAATCTTAAACTTCTATGCATTTAACTCTGCAAGATATCAAGTAAAAAAAGAAATGTGGAACGGAATTAGTTTAGAAATTTACTACCATAAACCACATACTTTTAATTTAGATAGAATGATGAAAGGGCTGAAAGCTTCTTTAGCATATAATGCTAAGAACTTTAGTCCTTATCAACATAAACAAGCAAGAATAATTGAGTTTCCAAGAACTTTAGGAACTTTTGCGCAATCATTTGCAAATACAATTCCATTTTCAGAAGGATTTGGTTTTATTGCAGCTGTAGATGATAAAAATAAGGATGGTGTTGATTACCCTTTTGCAGTAACCGTTCATGAAGTTGCACATCAATGGTGGGCGCATCAAGTAATTGGTGCAGATGTTTTAGGGGCAACCATGTTGTCAGAAAGTATGTCGGAATATGTTGCTTTAAAAGTATTAGAACATCAACACGGAAAAGAAAAAATGCGAACCTTTTTAAAAGATGCTTTAGATAAATATTTACTGCAAAGAACCTTAGAAAGAAAACGCGAAAATGCATTGATGTATAATGACGGACAAGGGTATATTCGATATCAAAAAGGTTCTCTGGTTTTTTATGCGTTGAGCGATTATATAGGCGAAGAAAAGTTAAACGGAGCTTTAAAAAAGTATGTTGAAAAAGTGAAATTTCAAGATCCTCCTTATACAACTTCCATACAAATGGTAGATTATATAAATAAAGTAACGCCAGATTCTTTAAAATACGTAATTAAAGATATGTTTAAAACGATCACATTGTATAGAAATAGGGTTTTAGACGCAAAAACTACTGAGTTAGAAAATGGAAAATACCAAGTAGAAATTGAGTTTGAAGTTTCTAAATATAGAAATGATGAAAAAGGAAAACGGTATTATGGAGAAAAAGTAGGAGATACATTGTCTTACAAAACTGCTGATATGAAAAAACCAATATTATCGGTGCCTTTAGCAGATTATATAGATATCGGTATTTTTACTGAAGAAGAAGTGAATGGTAAAAAGAAAGAAAAAGAACTTTATTTAAAGAAACATAAGATTACAAAAATCAATAATAAGCTGATACTTATTGTAGATAAAAAGCCGACTGAGGTTGGAGTGGATCCGTACAATAAATTAATTGATATCAATTCTAATGACAACCGAATGAAAGTAAATTGATTGTTGAAAATTAAAAAGTAAAAGCTCATGCGTTATTATATGTATGAGCTTTTTTTATTATAAAAATCTAACAAAATATAATACCTTTACATTCTTATCCTATTAAAGATGAAGAACCTTTTACTTCTGTTTTTATTATTCTTTTCATTAACTACATTAAGTCAAGTTAAAGATACTATTCCGCTGCCCGAAAAGTATATTTTAATAAAAGTAGGAGATACCTTAACAATTGATCTAGATGAAGTAAAATTATTACCAAAAACGAAATTCAAACAAAAAGAAGATATTAACTACTATTATTGGTTTAGAAAAAAAGTTTTTAAAGCCTATCCTTATGCTGTTCTTGCTTCTAAAAGATTAGATACATTAAACGCTAGGTTACTTAGAATAAAAAGTAAAAGAAGTAAGAAGAAGTACATTAAGATTGTTCAACGGTATTTAGAAGGTGAGTTTACCGAGCAATTAAAAAGTATGACAAGAACAGAAGGAAGAATCTTAATAAAGTTGATTTATAGACAAACAGGTAAAACAACATTCGATCAAATAAGAGACCTAAGAAGTGGTTGGAGTGCGTTTTGGTACAATACAACAGCAAATTTCTTTAAAATGTCGTTGAAGTCGGA encodes:
- a CDS encoding M1 family aminopeptidase; this encodes MFFTIFKQELKYWFSRPAFYIYLSIFLVLSLFISATTAGFFDSITATTGSSRIVNSPIGVANLFNALTIFIFFLFPSIVGVSVYRDYKSEMHTILYSYPFTKADYLFAKFFSSIVVVSLIACSITLGMVVGFRVSGTNPDIVGSFNAVSYLQTYFVFILPNILLFGAIVFAVVTFTRNIAAGFITVIILMFGQGVLESLLSEPEHRTLAAILDPFGAAATNYYTKYWTPSEQNEMQLPVKEMIIYNRLFWLSISTLIFGLVYRFFTFSQNAISFSFRKPKAERVTKTNFSGITRINLPKVSFDYSFVQNLKTTWRLSNIDFKYIVKSWAFISIVLVGLVLLFVGLSEIGNIFGTPTLPVTWKTLSNGNIFGASINICTFLYAGMLVHRAKIVRINHLVDATPIPNWTLLFSKVIALIKMQFVLLAVIMVSGMLFQMYNGYYNFEIGHYLIELYFLDFLRFFIWALLAIFIQTIIGNAYLGLFVLLVVSMVIPFLSLAGIEQAILKYNQGPGYSYSDMDGYGILSPYLIYNLYWVLCGLILLVTAALFWVRGIPFSLAERFSIAKKRFKGVYAISFAVFLIAFLGLGFSIYKETASNGKRISSKEAELRRVKWEKTYKKYEDYAQPRIISVKTDVNIFPKKRTYSASATFVMINKTKKEIDSVFLNHNSLKSTFTFNKPNTLVLEDTILNFDIYKFDKKIIPGDTLELAITVKSDENTLFKINSPVLENGTFINNFLMFPSLGYSPSGELTDDETRKKYDLPKNKLRPMPTDSTALGNTYISKDSDWIDFEATVSTLKDQIAIAPGYLQKEWIKGDRRYFHYKMDSKILNFYAFNSARYQVKKEMWNGISLEIYYHKPHTFNLDRMMKGLKASLAYNAKNFSPYQHKQARIIEFPRTLGTFAQSFANTIPFSEGFGFIAAVDDKNKDGVDYPFAVTVHEVAHQWWAHQVIGADVLGATMLSESMSEYVALKVLEHQHGKEKMRTFLKDALDKYLLQRTLERKRENALMYNDGQGYIRYQKGSLVFYALSDYIGEEKLNGALKKYVEKVKFQDPPYTTSIQMVDYINKVTPDSLKYVIKDMFKTITLYRNRVLDAKTTELENGKYQVEIEFEVSKYRNDEKGKRYYGEKVGDTLSYKTADMKKPILSVPLADYIDIGIFTEEEVNGKKKEKELYLKKHKITKINNKLILIVDKKPTEVGVDPYNKLIDINSNDNRMKVN
- a CDS encoding DUF4294 domain-containing protein; protein product: MKNLLLLFLLFFSLTTLSQVKDTIPLPEKYILIKVGDTLTIDLDEVKLLPKTKFKQKEDINYYYWFRKKVFKAYPYAVLASKRLDTLNARLLRIKSKRSKKKYIKIVQRYLEGEFTEQLKSMTRTEGRILIKLIYRQTGKTTFDQIRDLRSGWSAFWYNTTANFFKMSLKSEYHPESVNEDYLIEDVLQRAFIQERLIEQKPKLKINLVKMYDTFKGYVDVEEYKKMFAKRKK
- a CDS encoding ABC transporter ATP-binding protein, whose product is MKLKIENLTKTYKNGVKAIDDLSIEIGTGMFGLLGPNGAGKSSLMRTIATLQSPDSGTIMFGDINVLEDNMSLRKILGYLPQSFGVYPNMSAEELLDYFATLKGISSKSERKELVKEVLEITNLYDVRKKHVAGYSGGMKQRFGIAQLLLNNPKLIIVDEPTAGLDPAERHRFLNVLREVGTNCTVIFSTHIVDDVRELCNEMAILNGGRILNHTTPQEATKEIEGTIWKKMIDRDELDNHLTQYNVLSSNYNQDNTLNIRVHSAEKPSEDFEAATPQLDDVYFIALKQDEPVLTS